One region of Brachybacterium saurashtrense genomic DNA includes:
- the ilvD gene encoding dihydroxy-acid dehydratase, which produces MNADDASAPGPGSGPDIKPRSRQVTDGLHATVSRGMLRAVGMGDADWAKPQIGIASSWNEITPCNLSLDRLAQAAKEGVHSGGGYPLQFGTISVSDGISMGHDGMHYSLVSRDLIADSVETVMSAERLDGSVLLAGCDKSLPGMLMAAARLDLASVFVYAGTIMPGRVSLTSGEEKEVTIIDGFEAVGACARGLMSREDVGRIERSICPGEGACGGYYTANTMSTVAEAIGMSIPGSATPPSADRRRDADARRAGEAVVGMLRRGHTSRDIMTKAAFENAIAVVQAFGGSTNAVLHLLAIAHEADVDLSLEDFSRIGATVPHLADLKPYGRYVMNDVDHVGGIQVVMKTLLDEGLLDGDCLTVTGRTIAENLEVLAPRPADGTVLRPASAPIAPTGGITILRGSLAPEGAVVKSAGFEQDVFEGTARVFEREQQALDALDDGTITHGDVVVIRYEGPKGGPGMREMLAITGAIKGAGLGKDVLLMTDGRFSGGTTGLCVGHIAPEAVDGGPIAFVRDGDRIRLDVSTGALELLVDEAELAARREGWEPLPPKFTKGVLGKYVKLVKSASRGAILGD; this is translated from the coding sequence ATGAACGCCGACGACGCCTCCGCCCCCGGTCCCGGCTCCGGCCCGGACATCAAGCCCCGCAGCCGCCAGGTCACCGACGGGCTGCATGCCACGGTCTCGCGCGGCATGCTGCGCGCGGTGGGGATGGGCGACGCCGACTGGGCCAAACCCCAGATCGGCATCGCCAGCTCGTGGAACGAGATCACGCCGTGCAACCTGTCCCTGGACCGCCTGGCGCAGGCGGCGAAGGAGGGCGTGCACTCCGGCGGCGGGTATCCCCTGCAGTTCGGCACCATCTCCGTCTCCGACGGCATCTCGATGGGGCACGACGGCATGCATTACTCGCTGGTCTCCCGCGATCTCATCGCCGACAGCGTGGAGACGGTGATGAGCGCCGAGCGGCTGGACGGCTCGGTGCTGCTGGCCGGCTGCGACAAGTCCCTGCCCGGCATGCTGATGGCCGCCGCGCGGCTGGACCTCGCCAGCGTGTTCGTCTACGCAGGCACCATCATGCCCGGCCGCGTCTCGCTCACCTCCGGGGAGGAGAAGGAGGTGACGATCATCGACGGCTTCGAGGCCGTGGGCGCCTGCGCCCGCGGGCTGATGAGCCGGGAGGACGTGGGCCGCATCGAGCGCTCCATCTGCCCGGGCGAGGGTGCCTGCGGCGGGTACTACACGGCGAACACGATGTCGACGGTCGCGGAGGCGATCGGCATGTCCATCCCGGGCTCGGCCACGCCGCCGTCGGCCGATCGCCGGCGGGACGCCGATGCCCGCCGAGCCGGGGAGGCGGTGGTGGGGATGCTGCGTCGCGGGCACACCTCCCGCGACATCATGACCAAGGCCGCCTTCGAGAACGCGATCGCGGTGGTGCAGGCCTTCGGCGGGTCCACCAACGCCGTGCTGCACCTGCTGGCGATCGCGCACGAGGCCGACGTCGATCTCAGCCTCGAGGACTTCTCGCGCATCGGCGCGACAGTCCCCCACCTCGCGGACCTCAAGCCCTACGGGCGCTACGTGATGAACGACGTCGACCACGTGGGCGGCATCCAGGTGGTGATGAAGACCCTGCTGGACGAGGGCCTGCTGGACGGCGACTGCCTGACGGTCACCGGGCGCACCATCGCCGAGAACCTCGAGGTGCTCGCGCCGCGCCCGGCCGACGGGACCGTGCTGCGCCCGGCGTCGGCGCCGATCGCCCCCACCGGCGGGATCACCATCCTGCGCGGCTCGCTCGCCCCGGAGGGCGCGGTGGTGAAGTCCGCCGGCTTCGAGCAGGACGTGTTCGAGGGCACCGCGCGGGTGTTCGAGCGGGAGCAGCAGGCGCTGGACGCCCTGGACGACGGCACCATCACCCACGGTGACGTGGTGGTGATCCGCTACGAGGGCCCCAAGGGCGGGCCCGGGATGCGGGAGATGCTCGCCATCACCGGCGCGATCAAGGGCGCGGGCCTGGGCAAGGACGTGCTGCTGATGACCGACGGCCGCTTCTCCGGCGGCACCACGGGGCTGTGCGTGGGGCACATCGCCCCGGAGGCGGTGGACGGCGGACCGATCGCGTTCGTGCGCGACGGGGACCGGATCCGCCTGGACGTGAGCACGGGAGCGCTCGAGCTGCTGGTCGACGAGGCGGAGCTCGCCGCCCGCCGCGAGGGCTGGGAGCCGCTGCCGCCCAAGTTCACCAAGGGCGTGCTGGGCAAGTACGTGAAGCTCGTGAAGTCCGCCTCGCGCGGGGCGATCCTCGGCGACTGA
- a CDS encoding bifunctional 2-methylcitrate synthase/citrate synthase codes for MNADSADSTAIRKGLNGVVADTTAISKVNPETNSLLYRGYPVPELAATQPLEAVAHLLWTGELPDPDQLAEATAHERSHRTLAPQVRAAIDSLPVTCHPMDSVRTAVSVLGALDPSAADSSPEAELEKARTLFAQLPAVIAYEQRRRRHGGPTEPIAPREDLDYSQNLLWMTFGEEAPAAVVDAFRISMVLYAEHSFNASTFTARVITSTLSDLHSAVAGAIGALKGPLHGGANEAVMHTFDELGIRPEESEAEAKQRAKAWMEDALAQKKKVMGFGHRVYKHGDSRVPTMKQAMDAMIAHFERPEILGLYNGLEQAMDEAKGIKPNLDYPAGPTYHLMGFDTEMFTPLFIAARVTGWTAHVMEQRAENALIRPLSEYVGPEERHVPGA; via the coding sequence ATGAACGCTGACAGCGCCGACAGCACCGCCATCCGCAAGGGCCTGAACGGGGTGGTGGCGGACACCACCGCGATCTCCAAGGTGAACCCGGAGACGAACTCCCTGCTCTACCGCGGCTACCCCGTCCCGGAGCTCGCCGCGACCCAGCCCCTCGAGGCGGTCGCACACCTGCTGTGGACCGGGGAGCTGCCCGATCCGGACCAGCTCGCCGAGGCCACCGCCCACGAGCGCTCCCACCGCACGCTCGCCCCGCAGGTGCGCGCCGCGATCGACTCCCTGCCGGTCACCTGCCATCCGATGGACTCGGTGCGCACGGCGGTCTCCGTCCTCGGCGCCCTGGACCCCTCCGCCGCGGACTCCTCCCCCGAGGCGGAGCTCGAGAAGGCGCGCACCCTGTTCGCGCAGCTCCCCGCGGTGATCGCCTACGAGCAGCGGCGGCGCCGTCACGGCGGGCCCACGGAGCCGATCGCGCCGCGCGAGGACCTCGACTACTCCCAGAACCTGCTGTGGATGACCTTCGGCGAGGAGGCGCCTGCGGCGGTGGTGGACGCCTTCCGCATCTCGATGGTGCTGTACGCCGAGCACTCCTTCAACGCCTCCACCTTCACCGCCCGGGTGATCACCTCCACCCTCTCGGACCTGCACTCCGCGGTGGCCGGGGCGATCGGCGCGCTGAAGGGCCCGCTGCACGGCGGGGCGAACGAGGCGGTCATGCACACCTTCGACGAGCTCGGCATCCGCCCCGAGGAGTCGGAGGCGGAGGCCAAGCAGCGGGCGAAGGCGTGGATGGAGGACGCGCTGGCGCAGAAGAAGAAGGTGATGGGCTTCGGGCACCGGGTGTACAAGCACGGCGACTCCCGCGTGCCCACCATGAAGCAGGCGATGGACGCGATGATCGCCCACTTCGAGCGCCCGGAGATCCTGGGCCTGTACAACGGGCTCGAGCAGGCGATGGACGAGGCCAAGGGCATCAAGCCCAACCTCGACTACCCCGCCGGCCCCACCTATCACCTGATGGGCTTCGACACCGAGATGTTCACGCCGCTGTTCATCGCCGCCCGGGTGACGGGCTGGACCGCGCACGTGATGGAGCAGCGCGCCGAGAACGCGCTGATCCGGCCGCTGTCGGAGTACGTCGGCCCCGAGGAGCGGCACGTGCCGGGCGCCTGA
- the prpB gene encoding methylisocitrate lyase, which produces MLSSTRTPAQKRQDLRALLTPGAAQPFPGAFTPLSAALIQEKGFPGVYVSGAVIANELGLPDIGLTTLSEVAARGAQIARATDLPCLIDADTGFGEPMNIARTIQELEDAGLAGCHIEDQVNPKRCGHLDGKTMVDLETATKRIRAATEGRRDPGFLVMARTDLRATEGLPAAIDRMKALVDAGAEAIFPEALADLGEFEQVCTALDVPVLANMTEFGKSALYTREQLAEAGVAMVIYPVTLLRAAMGAAERVLETIRDEGTQEARVPEMLTRARLYELVEYESYTRFDGSVFDFEVPAAHDPAAQDPAARRSDRTPPSSKE; this is translated from the coding sequence ATGCTCTCGTCCACCCGCACCCCCGCCCAGAAGCGCCAGGACCTGCGCGCCCTGCTCACCCCGGGGGCGGCACAGCCGTTCCCCGGGGCGTTCACGCCGCTCTCGGCGGCGCTGATCCAGGAGAAGGGCTTCCCCGGCGTGTACGTCTCCGGGGCCGTGATCGCGAACGAGCTGGGCCTGCCGGACATCGGCCTCACCACCCTCAGCGAGGTCGCCGCGCGCGGCGCGCAGATCGCCCGCGCCACCGACCTGCCCTGCCTGATCGACGCGGACACCGGCTTCGGCGAGCCCATGAACATCGCCCGCACGATCCAGGAGCTCGAGGACGCGGGCCTGGCCGGCTGCCACATCGAGGACCAGGTCAACCCCAAGCGCTGCGGGCACCTCGACGGCAAGACGATGGTGGACCTCGAGACCGCGACGAAGCGGATCCGCGCCGCGACCGAGGGCCGGCGAGATCCGGGCTTCCTCGTCATGGCCCGCACCGACCTGCGCGCGACCGAGGGCCTGCCCGCCGCGATCGACCGCATGAAGGCGCTGGTGGACGCGGGCGCGGAGGCGATCTTCCCCGAGGCCCTCGCGGACCTGGGCGAGTTCGAGCAGGTGTGCACGGCGCTGGACGTGCCGGTGCTGGCGAACATGACCGAGTTCGGGAAGTCCGCCCTGTACACGCGCGAGCAGCTGGCGGAGGCCGGGGTGGCGATGGTGATCTACCCCGTCACCCTGCTGCGGGCCGCGATGGGCGCGGCCGAGCGGGTGCTGGAGACGATCCGCGACGAGGGCACGCAGGAGGCCCGGGTTCCCGAGATGCTCACCCGTGCGCGTCTGTACGAACTGGTGGAGTATGAGTCCTACACCCGCTTCGACGGCTCGGTCTTCGATTTCGAGGTCCCCGCCGCCCACGACCCGGCCGCGCAAGACCCCGCCGCCCGCCGATCCGACCGCACACCGCCCTCCTCGAAGGAGTGA